From Candidatus Methylomirabilota bacterium, one genomic window encodes:
- the coaD gene encoding pantetheine-phosphate adenylyltransferase translates to MGKRAVYPGMFDPMHNGHLDLIERSLRIFDELIVAVVANPSKEPLFSAKERLELIDECTTGIGMGRMRITSFDGLLIDLVEREGADCVVRGLRAVSDFEYEFQMALMNRKLRHTVETVFMMPHERYTYISSRLIKEVASLGAPVTGMVPPAVEERLAQKFSTHR, encoded by the coding sequence GTGGGCAAGCGAGCGGTCTATCCGGGCATGTTCGATCCGATGCACAACGGACACCTGGACCTCATCGAGCGCAGCCTGCGCATCTTCGACGAGCTGATCGTCGCGGTGGTGGCCAATCCCTCCAAGGAGCCCCTGTTCAGCGCGAAGGAGCGTCTGGAGCTGATCGACGAGTGCACGACGGGCATCGGGATGGGCCGGATGCGCATCACGTCGTTCGACGGGCTCCTGATCGATCTGGTCGAGCGCGAGGGCGCCGACTGCGTGGTGCGCGGCCTGCGCGCGGTGTCCGACTTCGAGTACGAGTTCCAGATGGCCCTCATGAACCGCAAGCTCCGCCACACCGTGGAGACCGTGTTCATGATGCCGCACGAGCGGTACACCTACATCTCCTCGCGCCTCATCAAAGAGGTGGCCTCGCTGGGCGCGCCGGTCACCGGCATGGTGCCCCCGGCGGTCGAGGAGCGGCTCGCCCAGAAATTTTCGACTCACCGCTAG